A genome region from Euphorbia lathyris chromosome 4, ddEupLath1.1, whole genome shotgun sequence includes the following:
- the LOC136226522 gene encoding serine carboxypeptidase-like 27, whose amino-acid sequence MGRLLFSIFCLLSLFLCSCTSSPLEDQLKDKITFLPGQPKNVEFNQYSGYVTVNQQAGRALFYWLIESPASRGPESRPLVLWLNGGPGCSSVAYGAAEEIGPFRIKPDGRNLYFNPYAWNKLANLLFLESPAGVGFSYSNTTSDLYTVGDQRTAEDAYEFLVNWFERFPQYKHRDFYVVGESYAGHYVPQLSQIVYEKNKGIQDPAINFKGFLVGNAVTDDYHDYVGTFEYWWTHGLISDSTYRTLRATCNFESSMHPSADCIKALYLAELEQGNIDPYSIFTRPCNSTSSLRRNLRGHYPWMSRAYDPCTERYSSVYFNHPEVQKALHANVTGITYPWKTCSDVVGNYWADAPRSMLPIYKELIAAGLKIWVFSGDTDAVVPVTATRYSIDALKLPTVTNWYPWYDQGKVGGWSQVYKGLTFVTVTGAGHEVPLHRPRQAFILFRSFLENKHMPS is encoded by the exons ATGGGTCGTTTACTATTCTCTATCTTTTGCCTTTTATCTCTGTTTCTCTGTTCTTGTACATCCTCTCCTCTAGAAGATCAATTAAAAGACAAAATCACATTCTTACCCGGCCAGCCAAAGAATGTAGAATTCAATCAGTATTCAGGTTATGTGACTGTGAATCAGCAAGCAGGGAGAGCATTGTTTTATTGGTTGATTGAGTCCCCAGCAAGTCGTGGACCGGAATCAAGACCACTTGTGTTGTGGCTTAATGGCGGTCCTGGTTGCTCTTCTGTTGCTTATGGAGCAGCTGAAGAAATCGGACCTTTTCGCATTAAACCTGATGGAAGGAATCTTTACTTTAATCCCTATGCTTGGAACAAGT TGGCAAATTTGCTATTCCTTGAATCACCGGCTGGTGTTGGGTTTTCGTATTCAAATACAACATCAGATTTGTATACAGTAGGCGACCAGAGAACTG CTGAAGATGCATATGAATTTCTAGTCAATTGGTTTGAAAGGTTTCCACAGTACAAACATAGAGATTTCTATGTTGTTGGAGAAAGCTATGCAG GTCATTATGTTCCTCAGTTGTCCCAAATTGTTTATGAAAAAAACAAGGGGATTCAGGATCCTGCAATCAATTTTAAGGGATTTTTG GTGGGAAATGCAGTGACTGATGATTACCATGATTACGTTGGTACCTTTGAGTACTGGTGGACACATGGTTTGATTTCTGATTCTACCTATCGAACTTTACGTGCTACTTGCAACTTCGAGTCCTCTATGCATCCATCAGCAGATTGCATCAAGGCTCTTTATCTGGCAGAGCTGGAGCAGGGTAACATTGATCCATATAGTATTTTCACGCGGCCCTGCAATAGTACTTCATCCCTGAGGCGCAACTTAAGGGGTCATTAT CCATGGATGTCCAGGGCATATGATCCCTGTACAGAGAGGTATTCTAGTGTGTACTTCAATCATCCAGAAGTTCAGAAGGCACTTCATGCAAATGTAACTGGGATCACTTACCCATGGAAAACATGCAG TGATGTTGTTGGAAACTACTGGGCAGATGCTCCGCGTTCTATGCTTCCTATATACAAAGAACTCATTGCTGCTGGTCTTAAGATATGGGTTTTTAG TGGAGACACTGATGCTGTAGTTCCTGTGACTGCAACTAGATACTCCATTGATGCATTAAAGCTACCAACTGTTACCAACTGGTATCCTTGGTATGATCAAGGAAAG GTTGGAGGGTGGAGCCAAGTTTATAAAGGCTTAACTTTTGTGACAGTAACAGGAGCAGGGCATGAGGTTCCACTCCATAGACCACGCCAAGCTTTTATTCTTTTCAGATCTTTTTTAGAAAACAAGCATATGCCTTCCTAA
- the LOC136228017 gene encoding uncharacterized protein — MLKQVISKALNKGALGNGEPKLGRSFFYLHTNGFHKGQLSCAPRSFFGVEDFVDDENSRPYTYQKEKKSKNPNKHMSFKQRTRAYMEPFTLDVFISKRFVSASLTHRVTSKQVAVAGTNSKDIKAVLKSRSDIPACLAIGRILADRAREADVYTASYTPRERDRFEGKIRAVVQSLIDNGIDVKVYLE; from the exons ATGTTGAAGCAAGTGATTAGCAAGGCTTTGAACAAAGGGGCTCTTGGAAATGGGGAACCCAAGCTTGGAAGATCTTTCTTTTATTTGCATACTAATGGCTTTCACAAGGGACAG CTAAGTTGTGCACCAAGAAGTTTTTTTGGGGTGGAAGATTTCGTTGATGATGAAAATAGCAGGCCTTATACTTACCAGAAAGAGAAGAAATCGAAAAACCCAAACAAGCATATGTCGTTTAAGCAACGAACGAGAGCATACATGGAGCCATTTACACTTGATGTGTTTATCTCAAAGCGGTTTGTTTCAGCATCACTGACTCATAGAGTAACAAGTAAGCAGGTTGCAGTTGCTGGTACCAATTCTAAAGACATTAAAGCTGTACTAAAGTCGAGGTCAGATATTCCGGCCTGTTTGGCAATCGGACGCATTTTAGCGGATAGGGCAAGAGAAGCAGATGTGTATACAGCTTCTTATACTCCAAGAGAAAGAGACAGGTTTGAAGGAAAGATAAGAGCTGTAGTTCAGTCCCTCATTGATAATGGGATTGATGTTAAGGTTTATCTTGAGTGA
- the LOC136225464 gene encoding protein Iojap-related, mitochondrial: MLGALRSLSLHFSSSPASLYHQSWKLGSSGSYRSFISSLVEFNSNTKSLLDLNEVEKVLTDVRADDVKVIPVGDRCAWTDYMVIATGRSTWHVKNIAQALYYKAKDKQRGAERMMLPSVQGQEGGKWIVIDSGKVIVHALDENARAYYDLENLWNSKSSADESTQDLEKAFMKTRPKNNSKRPAGKNNSKRPAARRT, from the exons ATGTTAGGGGCGCTGCGATCTTTATCTCTTCATTTCTCTTCTTCACCGGCTTCACTCTACCATCAATCATGGAAGCTAGGGTCTTCAGGTTCCTACCGATCTTTCATTTCATCATTAGTCGAATTCAACAGCAACACCAAAAGCTTATTAGACCTAAATGAGGTCGAGAAGGTTCTCACCGACGTTAGAGCTGACGACGTTAAAGTCATTCCGGTTGGAGACCGCTGTGCTTGGACGGATTATATGGTGATTGCCACCGGAAGATCGACCTGGCACGTCAAAAACATCGCTCAAGCTCTTTATTACAAG GCTAAGGACAAGCAGAGAGGAGCTGAAAGGATGATGCTTCCTAGTGTGCAAGGGCAAGAGGGAGGAAAATGGATTGTAATAGACTCTG GTAAGGTAATAGTTCATGCTCTTGATGAGAATGCCAGAGCTTATTACGATTTGGAAAATCTTTGGAATTCTAAAAGTTCAGCGGATGAATCCACTCAG GATTTAGAAAAGGCTTTTATGAAGACTCGTCCTAAAAATAATTCTAAAAGACCAGCAGGTAAAAATAATTCTAAAAGACCAGCAGCAAGGCGTACATGA